The following are encoded in a window of Roseimaritima ulvae genomic DNA:
- a CDS encoding CRTAC1 family protein, giving the protein MTPPSEIQSLARSATRKQTLNMSLAVLAAILLSMSGCGSQTTPPATAPKDALVTTWFRDATAESQIDFVYRNGNESQQYSIAEVLGGGVGVLDVDLDGFMDFFLVGGGTITANAPLQGLDNGLFLHDAQRRYREVSAAAGVATSEFYAHGVAVGDYNGDGFDDLLVTGYGGLMLYRNQGDGSFTPVTAAAELSDRQWSSSAAWGDLNNDGHLDLYVAHYVDWSWQNNPDCFAGGTERAVCTPLVFDGLDDTLYLSRGDGRFIDASQTAGLSAAGKGLGVTLLDFDGDQQLDIYVANDTDENFLYHNQGGGRFIEQAVLAGTAYGDGGMSDGSMGVSTFDYNSDGLPDLWVSNFENDTFALYRNDGGGAFTHVSGATGLFAIGTTHVGWGTITDDLNNDGQADIVVTNGHVLANPPGGQQQQKPLLLISQQQRFELLAIDPQEYLGQRHNGRGLAKADIDNDGDWDLGFTHLNAPFKLLRNDIRTDRPWVGLQLIGRTSNRNAIGAKVTLTLPDGQTSTRFVIGGSSYLSHSDSRLLWTLPADAQGSSFEILWPSGRRQRLPAPPPGQYVCLVEPR; this is encoded by the coding sequence ATGACGCCCCCAAGCGAGATCCAATCTCTGGCGAGATCGGCTACACGCAAACAAACCCTGAACATGTCGCTTGCCGTGTTGGCGGCAATCCTCCTATCGATGAGCGGCTGCGGCTCGCAGACGACTCCTCCCGCTACCGCCCCCAAGGACGCGTTGGTAACGACTTGGTTCCGCGACGCGACGGCCGAGTCGCAGATCGATTTTGTTTATCGCAACGGCAACGAGTCCCAGCAATACAGCATCGCCGAAGTCTTGGGCGGCGGCGTGGGCGTGTTGGATGTGGACCTCGACGGCTTTATGGATTTCTTCCTGGTGGGCGGCGGTACCATCACCGCCAACGCTCCGCTGCAAGGACTTGATAACGGCTTGTTCCTGCACGACGCCCAGCGGCGGTATCGCGAGGTGTCCGCCGCCGCGGGCGTAGCAACTTCAGAGTTTTACGCCCATGGTGTGGCTGTGGGAGACTACAACGGCGACGGTTTTGATGACCTGTTGGTGACCGGCTACGGCGGCCTGATGCTGTATCGCAATCAGGGCGATGGAAGTTTCACACCGGTCACCGCCGCGGCGGAGTTGTCCGATCGACAGTGGAGTAGCAGCGCGGCCTGGGGCGACTTGAACAACGATGGTCACTTGGATTTATATGTCGCGCACTATGTCGATTGGTCGTGGCAGAATAACCCTGACTGTTTTGCCGGCGGTACGGAGCGAGCGGTCTGCACGCCGCTGGTCTTTGATGGTTTGGACGATACGCTATACCTGTCCCGCGGCGACGGACGCTTCATCGACGCCAGTCAAACCGCGGGGTTGTCGGCCGCCGGCAAGGGCTTGGGCGTTACGCTGCTGGATTTCGACGGCGATCAACAACTGGATATCTACGTCGCCAATGATACCGACGAGAACTTCTTGTATCACAACCAGGGGGGCGGCCGATTTATCGAACAAGCCGTGTTGGCGGGCACGGCGTACGGCGATGGCGGCATGTCCGACGGCAGTATGGGCGTGTCGACGTTCGACTACAACAGTGACGGACTGCCGGACCTGTGGGTATCGAACTTTGAAAATGATACCTTCGCCCTGTATCGCAACGACGGCGGTGGCGCCTTCACGCACGTCAGTGGGGCTACCGGCTTGTTTGCGATCGGCACCACCCATGTCGGCTGGGGCACGATCACCGACGACCTAAACAACGACGGTCAAGCGGATATCGTGGTCACCAATGGGCACGTGTTGGCGAACCCGCCGGGCGGACAGCAACAGCAGAAACCGCTGCTGTTGATTTCCCAACAGCAACGATTTGAACTGCTGGCGATTGATCCTCAAGAGTATCTGGGTCAACGCCACAACGGTCGCGGCCTAGCGAAGGCGGATATCGACAACGACGGCGATTGGGATCTGGGTTTTACGCATCTCAACGCCCCCTTCAAGTTGCTCCGTAACGACATCCGCACCGATCGCCCTTGGGTGGGCTTGCAATTGATCGGTCGCACCAGCAACCGCAATGCGATCGGGGCGAAAGTCACCCTGACCCTACCCGACGGACAAACCTCGACGCGTTTCGTCATCGGCGGCAGCAGCTACTTGTCGCACAGCGATTCGCGGCTGCTGTGGACCCTGCCTGCGGACGCACAGGGCAGCAGCTTCGAAATTCTGTGGCCCAGCGGCCGGCGGCAGCGGTTGCCGGCCCCGCCCCCCGGCCAGTACGTTTGCCTTGTCGAACCCCGCTGA
- a CDS encoding tetratricopeptide repeat protein, whose protein sequence is MSRRPNAESRSKPNTTGKPNATGTPLADGKTPSRRWARRWAIAALGLLLLLSAIWATGVLAPLAWAQADYQLLQRNHSDALYWGRVATRLQGDPAQLDLMQARIERRHGDAEAMERHLVTALAKGLSNQQAERERALAQAQSGDLQPVADLLGQWMQDPGNSAADIADAYSLGLRAEGRLAEAKVLISVWASDCPDDPKAFVEQGRIAEAEFRKPDAEQQFHRAVEVNPRYPVALYALGQWLLEQKRPQEALEQLERCSRLDPQCRPAADILRAKCQRLLGNPESAAALLADSLRASNRELEQAYLRLCTRPQHGMAEYEMGMVEFDAQRYQQAADYFQRAVNQNPQTDDAEYQLGLTLKRLGQDERSQEILTRVTKHRTELAKLAAIASRIASHPNDFEARFRMGCILMDNGRPQSGLFHLNCVLAMEPEHLPTHRRLADYYAAHQQQHPQYAALATEHQRWLESAGDAKP, encoded by the coding sequence TTGAGTCGCCGTCCCAACGCCGAATCGCGCAGCAAACCCAACACGACCGGCAAACCGAACGCGACCGGTACACCGCTTGCGGATGGCAAAACGCCAAGCCGGCGTTGGGCCCGGCGTTGGGCGATCGCGGCACTGGGGCTATTGCTGCTGTTGTCGGCGATCTGGGCGACCGGGGTGTTGGCGCCGCTGGCATGGGCTCAGGCAGATTACCAACTATTACAGCGAAACCATTCCGACGCCTTGTATTGGGGACGAGTGGCAACGAGATTGCAGGGCGATCCGGCGCAACTGGATCTGATGCAGGCTCGAATTGAGCGCCGGCACGGAGATGCCGAGGCGATGGAACGGCACCTGGTGACGGCCCTCGCCAAAGGCCTATCGAACCAACAAGCCGAACGCGAACGCGCCCTGGCACAAGCCCAGTCCGGCGACCTTCAACCGGTTGCGGATCTCCTGGGCCAGTGGATGCAGGACCCGGGAAACAGCGCCGCCGATATTGCCGACGCATATTCGTTGGGATTGCGGGCCGAAGGCCGATTGGCCGAAGCCAAGGTTCTGATCTCGGTGTGGGCCAGCGATTGCCCCGATGATCCCAAAGCGTTCGTCGAACAAGGGCGTATCGCCGAAGCCGAATTTCGCAAACCGGACGCCGAACAGCAGTTTCATCGAGCCGTCGAGGTAAACCCCCGTTATCCGGTGGCCCTGTACGCCCTGGGGCAATGGCTGTTGGAGCAGAAACGTCCGCAAGAAGCTCTGGAACAACTCGAGCGCTGCAGCCGTTTGGATCCGCAGTGCCGGCCGGCAGCCGATATCCTGCGAGCAAAATGTCAGCGGTTGTTGGGCAATCCCGAGTCGGCAGCCGCACTGTTGGCAGATAGCCTGCGGGCTTCGAATCGCGAACTGGAACAAGCCTATCTGCGACTTTGCACGCGGCCCCAACATGGCATGGCGGAATATGAAATGGGCATGGTGGAGTTTGATGCCCAGCGATATCAACAGGCGGCCGACTACTTCCAACGGGCTGTTAACCAAAATCCACAGACCGACGACGCGGAGTATCAGCTTGGCCTGACGCTGAAGCGACTCGGCCAGGATGAGCGTTCGCAGGAGATCCTGACTCGCGTTACCAAGCATCGCACGGAACTAGCCAAACTGGCCGCGATCGCCTCGCGAATCGCCAGCCATCCCAACGACTTCGAAGCCAGGTTTCGGATGGGATGCATTCTGATGGATAATGGCCGGCCTCAAAGCGGGCTGTTTCATCTGAATTGTGTGCTGGCCATGGAGCCCGAGCATCTGCCGACGCACCGCCGACTGGCCGATTACTATGCCGCCCATCAACAACAACATCCGCAGTACGCCGCCCTGGCAACCGAGCACCAGCGGTGGTTGGAATCCGCCGGAGACGCGAAACCATGA
- a CDS encoding DUF1559 family PulG-like putative transporter, with amino-acid sequence MLHRIPQGRPSTAVKRAGFTLVELLVVIAIIGVLVGLLLPAVQAAREAARRMSCSNNMKQLGLAMHNYHDTFRVFPYGHTEDGYVTRKRDCWVQRILPFIEQGALQEQYETENQTWIMDVDATVKDFQIPGMSCPSDSVSPGLGANGGVRSGGAGFQGNYVGCTGDTLMLHKSDLRGLFYYESSNNFASIVDGTSNTLMMSEVILGGPETGGWGNGGGYWGGARWGGYGFTTLESPNTTVPDRVYSCKSTNYRLLPCESLTGADTTQVFARSLHPGGVEACMADGSVRFVTETINLIPYRAMSTVNQGEVVTE; translated from the coding sequence ATGCTACATCGGATTCCCCAGGGACGGCCATCGACGGCCGTAAAGCGCGCAGGATTCACGCTGGTCGAGTTGTTGGTTGTGATCGCCATCATCGGTGTGTTGGTCGGTTTGTTGTTGCCGGCGGTGCAGGCGGCCCGCGAAGCGGCACGGCGAATGTCCTGTTCCAACAACATGAAGCAGTTGGGCTTGGCGATGCACAACTACCACGACACTTTCAGAGTCTTTCCCTATGGGCATACGGAAGATGGTTATGTAACCCGCAAACGCGATTGCTGGGTGCAACGGATCCTGCCATTTATTGAGCAAGGCGCCTTGCAGGAACAATACGAGACCGAAAACCAGACCTGGATCATGGACGTGGATGCGACCGTGAAGGACTTTCAGATTCCTGGAATGAGTTGTCCCTCCGACAGTGTTTCGCCCGGATTGGGGGCCAACGGTGGCGTGCGTTCAGGCGGTGCCGGCTTCCAAGGCAACTACGTTGGCTGCACCGGCGATACGCTGATGCTGCATAAGAGTGACCTGCGAGGTTTGTTCTACTACGAATCGAGCAACAATTTCGCCAGCATCGTCGATGGGACTTCCAACACGCTGATGATGTCCGAAGTGATTCTCGGTGGACCGGAAACCGGCGGTTGGGGCAACGGCGGCGGTTATTGGGGGGGGGCTCGTTGGGGCGGTTACGGCTTTACCACTTTGGAAAGCCCCAACACGACGGTTCCGGACCGGGTGTATTCCTGTAAGTCGACGAATTATCGCCTATTGCCTTGTGAGAGTTTGACCGGTGCCGATACGACGCAGGTGTTTGCTCGCAGTCTGCATCCGGGAGGAGTGGAAGCCTGTATGGCGGACGGTTCGGTTCGGTTTGTGACCGAAACGATCAACCTGATTCCCTACCGTGCGATGTCGACGGTAAATCAGGGCGAAGTCGTCACGGAATAG
- the pilM gene encoding type IV pilus biogenesis protein PilM gives MPKKIAIDWDATELRLVVGRTSASGVTVVDFAVVPLDGSEEEDIAGVLEKTLQDRNLGKLPALVTIGRGKAELRQLQLPPVPEEELPDMIRFQAVRDFAAAGEKAIIDFVNVRHDSEGVEVVAAAIAPDQLANIAKITDATTHPPERIVLRPLAAAALFAKHQPTDGDVVLVDLLADDADIVILRNGKPVFVRSVRLPVNEQARTAALAGEVRRSVMASNTGAVESAARRIVIWGRKADHLDDIQQLSERMGLSVETVDPLDLVTVDDKLAKSDTSHRGRLAPLIGLLDVDEHGSGLLIDFRNPRKRPEPASQRSRYLLYGTAAAAAVLMIGFSVWLSLHRRDQKIAELDRQLAELKPIVAASEVEIARAERVDTFLDGNVIWLEELKRVSETIPPAEDLILNSVDANLPQRRGAELILSGKVTQPRAFDTMLSGLQDEQHRVIGAGINQASSQDRYGWVFNNMRVVIEPEVVRNMRYLKRASPQPTNADEETTAAEPAEVVEQPEAVEQPEAVDDAEANVSEAGRAAPAQAVDQDASDTPSTSSEPQANDAADDDEQENL, from the coding sequence ATGCCCAAAAAAATCGCCATCGACTGGGACGCCACCGAGCTCCGGCTGGTCGTGGGCCGCACTTCCGCCAGCGGGGTAACCGTTGTTGATTTTGCGGTGGTACCGCTGGATGGCAGCGAAGAGGAAGACATTGCCGGCGTGCTGGAAAAGACGCTGCAAGATCGCAATTTGGGCAAACTGCCGGCCTTGGTCACCATCGGGCGTGGCAAAGCGGAATTGCGGCAATTGCAGCTGCCCCCGGTGCCCGAGGAAGAGCTGCCCGACATGATTCGCTTTCAAGCGGTCCGCGATTTTGCGGCGGCCGGCGAAAAAGCGATCATCGATTTTGTCAATGTGCGTCACGACTCCGAGGGCGTGGAAGTGGTGGCCGCCGCGATCGCCCCGGACCAACTGGCCAACATTGCCAAGATCACCGACGCGACAACGCATCCGCCCGAACGCATCGTGCTTCGTCCCCTGGCCGCAGCCGCCCTGTTCGCCAAACATCAACCCACCGATGGCGATGTGGTCTTGGTCGACCTGCTGGCCGACGATGCCGACATCGTCATCCTCCGCAACGGCAAACCGGTGTTTGTGCGCTCGGTACGGTTACCGGTCAACGAACAAGCCCGCACCGCGGCGCTGGCGGGTGAGGTTCGCCGCAGCGTGATGGCTTCCAATACCGGTGCGGTGGAGTCGGCCGCCCGGCGGATCGTGATCTGGGGCCGCAAGGCCGATCATCTCGATGACATCCAGCAATTGTCCGAACGTATGGGATTGTCGGTCGAAACCGTGGATCCGCTGGACCTGGTTACGGTCGACGACAAACTGGCCAAATCCGACACTTCCCACCGTGGACGCTTGGCCCCGTTGATCGGACTTCTGGACGTCGACGAGCACGGCAGCGGGCTGCTGATCGACTTCCGTAATCCACGCAAACGCCCGGAACCGGCGAGTCAACGCAGCCGTTACCTGCTGTATGGGACGGCCGCCGCCGCCGCGGTCCTGATGATCGGTTTTAGCGTTTGGTTGTCCCTGCATCGCCGTGACCAAAAAATCGCCGAACTGGACCGCCAACTGGCCGAACTGAAGCCGATCGTGGCAGCTTCAGAAGTCGAAATTGCTCGCGCCGAAAGAGTGGACACCTTCCTCGACGGCAACGTCATCTGGCTGGAAGAACTCAAACGTGTCTCCGAGACCATTCCTCCCGCCGAAGACCTAATCCTCAATAGTGTCGACGCCAACTTGCCCCAACGACGCGGCGCCGAACTGATTTTGTCCGGCAAAGTGACTCAGCCCCGAGCCTTTGACACGATGCTCAGCGGCTTGCAGGACGAACAGCATCGGGTCATCGGAGCCGGCATCAATCAGGCTTCCAGCCAAGATCGATATGGCTGGGTGTTCAATAATATGCGAGTGGTGATCGAACCAGAAGTCGTCCGCAATATGCGATACCTGAAACGTGCTTCGCCGCAACCGACCAATGCGGACGAAGAGACAACAGCGGCGGAGCCGGCTGAAGTGGTCGAGCAGCCGGAAGCGGTTGAGCAGCCGGAAGCGGTTGACGATGCTGAAGCCAACGTGAGCGAAGCCGGTAGGGCGGCTCCGGCGCAAGCGGTTGACCAAGACGCGAGCGACACGCCGTCCACGTCCAGCGAACCGCAAGCAAACGACGCCGCTGACGACGACGAACAGGAGAACCTGTAA